AATTTCAGAACAAATTAACAGATCTCTTCCTTCTTAATCCGCCCTTCTCTGCAGAGACAGCTTCTTCCGGTCCAAGAAGCGAGCCGAGCCtgatgatgaagaaggagGAGCACAGTACACGGATCtcgagggtggcggcggcgccgagaagacgccggcgatctccggcgacggcgaggcaccggcggcgggcggcgacgaggaggaggaggagctccggcggctgcGAGGCGCCGTCATGACGTTCCTCCTCGTCATCATGTTCCTCCTCTACGTTGGCATCTTCGACCTGGCGAAGGGCCTCACCGCCTTCCCgcccgaggcgg
The Brachypodium distachyon strain Bd21 chromosome 2, Brachypodium_distachyon_v3.0, whole genome shotgun sequence genome window above contains:
- the LOC106866160 gene encoding uncharacterized protein LOC106866160, producing the protein MAKSFRDSFFRSKKRAEPDDEEGGAQYTDLEGGGGAEKTPAISGDGEAPAAGGDEEEEELRRLRGAVMTFLLVIMFLLYVGIFDLAKGLTAFPPEAAAEGVGLMAAVGAAVTGLGVAMLAGFVLWCCCCGGKDAI